The following nucleotide sequence is from Gracilimonas sp..
GCCTGAGTGACGGTGACGAAGTTAACTCTTATAACACCGATCCTAACAATACAGATTCTGACGGCGACGGACTCAGCGATGGCGATGAAATCAATGAGTACGAAACAGATCCTAACAATGCCGACTCTGACGGTGACGGACTTAATGACTATGATGAAGTAATGACTCATAGCACAAATCCGAATAACTCAGATTCTGATGGCGACGGATTTACTGACATGCAGGAAATCGACATGGGTACTAACCCTACTGATGGAAGCGATCCTGTTTACCTGACTGAAGATTCTTTCACTACCATCAACTTCGACTTTGACCGCTCTAATATCAGAGCTGACGCTGCCGAAGCACTGATGCAAAATGTTGAAGTTCTTAAAGACGCTCCTGCTTTCCGTGTTCGCGTTGATGCTTACACTGACCACGTGGGTGGAGATCAGTATAACTTACGACTCAGCCTTCGACGTGCTACTTCTGTTGTAGACTTCTACACTGGAAACGGCATTTCTGAAGACCGCATTGAATCTCGTGGTTTAGGTAAAGCTCCTGTTGAGTGTACCGAAGCTGAAATGGATGCAAACACACCCGGTTGCGAAAGAAACCGACGTGCTGAATCACATCCAATCAGTACCCTGAAATACCAGCCAGGAATGTAATCTGAGCTGAATTTCAGAAGACAAGTTTAAGGCTCGTTGCTTTTGCAGCGAGCCTTTTTTTATTGGAGTAATTTTTTGATTCGTCCCTATTAGGACAACCTTTCAGCATCTACCGGTCCTGAAAGTGTTTCACCGAAGAGGTTTTGTAGAGATGGCACACCTAATCTTAATGGACCGTTCTGTTTGATTAATTAAAAAAACATGTCTGTCATCGCGAGGAGTACAAATGTCAGAGTATATCGTTATGTATGCCGACGAAGCGATCTCCCCGCATCAATATCCTGAACTAGTCATGGAGATTGCTTCGTCGATTAAACCAATGGAACCTCATCACTTTACGGGCTCCTCGCAATGACGAGTTTTTCAACGGACACTTGTTAATACAAAGACCGAATGTAGCCTTAAAAGAACCTTGCCACACTGATACCCACAAAAATGCCAGGATTATCTATTCGGTAAGCGACATCTGCTCGAAAAAGATTGAAGATATTACTTAGCGAGAGTCCCGCTTCCATATGCCAATCATCTGTGGTTACCGGTGAGAAACCATAGCGATTATTGAATTCCTGCACCTGCTCGTCCTTCACCCATGTTCTTCCAATCCCGCCAAAGGCAATGATACTCAATCCTGTCTGAGTAGCATTTCTCCACCCCAGCATCTCCAGAGGAACGCTTTTGAAATTATGCTCTGCATTTAGTGATATATAACTTGCTCCTTCATATGGAATAAATCGCTTGGCTCTGAAAGCTCCAAATGGCGTAATCACTCCCAATGCAACATCGAGAGCTTCATTTTTTTGGATGGGAAGATCACCAAGATAAGTTCCGGCGTTTAGCCTCATATCCAATGTGTTCGGGAAAAACCGGCGCTGATAGAAAGTCTCATAGCGCCGGTACAGATCCAGTTTAAAGCGGGTGTAATCCCAGCTGCTTCCTATCACTTTTGCCGACTGCTCCACACTTACCAAGAAATCATCGGCCCCAACCGCACCAAAAGCTTTTTTATTCTCTCCAATACTATAGGATAGCTTAACGGCACTAAGCGTTCCTTCGTCTATATAACTATTGGGACGCTGAATTAAATCTCTGCCGATAATATCGTAGCTCGTTTTATAATTGATGGCAGAATGATTTTCATACATATAGTTCAAGCTAAACGTACCCCTAAATTTGCTTTTCGGACGGTAGGCAGCGGTGAACTTAACTCCTTCGTTTCTGTAGTAATCAAAGTAATCAGAAAAGCCAAGCAAGTTTTGCATACTGGTCATTAAAGGCATGTACATATCGGAGTTGTAGCGGGTTTCCGTAGTTGCACTATAGCCTGCAGAAAGCCCAAAACGACGAGTTTTTTTCAATGGCCACCATCCCATTTTCACTCCATACGACAGTGTTCCTGCTCCAAAAATATCATCCCCATCATACCCTGTACTATATCCTGCAAAAACCTCCGAAGAAATACGATTATCTACGTATCTGCGCTGATGTTTAAGACCTCCATAAAAAGCATCTACCCTATTGAAACGAGCTAACGGACTTAAATTTCGGGTTAATTTCGACCAAAAAGAGCTTGAATTGTTGTTTCCTCCTGAACTTCCCGAACCTCCTTCACCTACCGATACTGAAGAACCATCCGAATCAGTTTCTTCTTCCCAGTCAATAAAACGGGTAAAAAAGCCCGTTGGTTTAAAAGCCTTTTCAAGAGTAGCTGTACTATCTACTTTTTCATAAGCTATTTCTTCTTCTGTATCTAAAGGAATGATGTCAATTTCATTCACAAAAAGAGAATCGCCCGAATTGATGGTTGTTGAATCTACGGTAAAGCGATTCCATTTTCTGAAAAGGGAATCAGGCAGATCTATATTCACCTCGTAGTTATTCATTTTTGCTACCTGTTTAAACCCGATAGGAGGAAAACGAAGCCCAATCAGTCCTACCTCGACCAATCCCTCGATACGCACATCAACCGGAAGCCAATAGTCGCCTCCAAAATTGCTAAACTGCTGAGAATAGGTGAGGTTGAAATCCTGCACGGGGGGAGGAAAAACTACCACAGAATTTGGTTTCAGATCTACTTCCAGCAAAGCATACTCTTCTCCTAATACAAAAATAGTCCCCTCAAAAAGCGGCTGCAGCTTTCGATCTGAAGTCACCGACAGCTCATACACAACCTGTCCATCTAACGACTGAATATCTTCAAGCCGGAATTCATAAAACTTCAGCGCATCCGGATGAGTGACCCCTACCATATTGAAACCAGCAATATCCAGGTTGTCGTCGTAAAAATTAGGCAGGTAGCTTACTCCTGCAAAGTTATCAGCAGCATCAATATTTGCCGTTTGGCGCTTTGACTTTAACACTTCACGGGAGCCTCTTTTCTTATCCCAATACGCTTCGGATATGCTCTCTGAAATCGATACAATAGAGGTGTCATTTTTTAACTGCTGACGTGTATAAGCTTCTGCTTTGTAGGTTTCAAGACCCGCTCTCCAGATTTGCTTCCTTCGGATAACCTCCCTCATGATAGCAATAGCGGGATCTTCACCCGTAACTACGATTTCACCCATAGTTGCTACAGAAGGTTTTAGAATGAAGTCAACTGGTCCCGAATCTTTGGTTACCACTTGTTCCTGGCTTTCAAACCCAATAAAGCGAGCTATAAGCGTGACAGGAAACTCTCGGACAATAATGCTGAACTCTCCATCCTGATTTGAAATCGTACCCTTGTAGGTATCTTTGATAATAATATGAGCAGCAGGTAGTGGGTCCCCGGTTTCAGCATCTACGATTTTGCCTGTAATTTGTGTTTGTGCGTGACTTTCAAAAGTACTTCCCAGCACCAGAAAAAGAAAAAGAACGGAAATTTTCTGCATCCCTATCGAATTATATTAATGTAAAAAACTATCGAACTTCTACTTACTAAGAGCTGATTAGTTACGTTTACCTACGTATATTTTCAGGAATGATTGTATAACAATAATGACCCTGTAGTTCAATTGGAGAGAATAGGAGTTTCCTAAACTCTAGATCTGGGTTCGATTCCCGGCGGGGTCACTTTTTTACTGAAGCAAAATTTTCTGCCTTCATTACCCAGAAGAACAATGTAATCATCACCTGCAAGGCTATAATTACCTAATCCCTCTTTAATATTTCTGTGTTTAGGGTAAGTAAGGGAATGCGCTGAAAAATAAATTACTTACTTGATTTGTTGCTTTCCCCTCATCACGGCACCGAGAATAGCGGTAAATAAAGCTGCACCTATGATAGACCAAACAACTGGGAAAGGACTTCCGCTTACTTCTATAGTCCATAATTCGGGAAGACCCAACTCACTGGCAATCCATTTGCCGATAATAGCGCCAATAAATCCAACCCCGGCTGAAATTAAGCACCCACCAAAACTATACCCGCTGATACTTTGCCCAATTCCACCGCAAATAGCAGCTATTAGTAGTAATAATAAAAATCCAAAAAATGACATAAAACTCTCCGTAGATAGTTTAAAATTTAGTTCAGGCCTTTTGTTCTAATACTACGGCTGGCTCCAGAGGTTTCACAATTACATGTTCGTCTACATCAAAAAGCAGCCGGTTATCTGTATGAACAATATATTTATCTCCCTTAAAAAGCACATGGTAGGTAATATCGTGCCCGCGAAATTCACGGCCGACAATAATACCACTTTCGTTTCCATTTTCTTTGCATCGCTCAATGGTCAGGTGCTCCGGGCGGATGGAACATAAAATCAACCCTTCGGCTTCTTTGTTAATTTTCACCGGACCCAGACGTGTTTCCACGTTATCAGACCCATCAGCATGAGCTCGGAATAAGTTCGTCCGACCCAGAAACTGTGCTACAAACTGTGTTTTGGGATGGTAGTATACTTCTTCGGGAGTCCCTATTTGTTCAATTTGGCCGTTGTTCATTACTGCTATCCGGTCGGCAAAAGAGAGCGCTTCTTCCTGATCGTGTGTAACCAAAATTGCACTCATTCCGGATTTTTTCAGAATAGCCCGAACTTCTTTTCGGGTGGTATCACGAAGCATGGCATCAAGTCCTGAAAAAGGTTCGTCCATTAACACGAGCCGGGGCTTCGGTGCAATAGCCCGAGCCAAGGCAACTCTTTGTTGCTGACCACCAGAAAGCTCATCTGGCATTCGATGTTTATACTTTTCCATTCCGGTTCGGCAAAGTACTTCTTCTGCTAAAACCGGCCGCCTCTTTTTGTCCACTTCACGCAGACCAAAAGCCACGTTATCAAGTGCGTTCATATGAGGGAAAAGGGCATAATCCTGGAATACAAAACCAATCTCTCTTTTTTGGGGGGAAAGGCGTTTATGTGTGCTCTCAACCAGCTCATTTTCGATATGCACTTCGCCGGCTTCGCATTGTTCAAAACCCGCAATTAAACGCAGCGTTGTAGTTTTCCCGCAACCGCTTGGGCCTAGAAGCGCGAAAATCTCATTCTTACCAACTTCAAAACTGACATCGTTTACAACGGGCCCGCTTTGGTCGAATGACTTCGTTAATCCGGATATTTTTAAAAGAGACTTTTCCATGTAGTTGCTGAACCAAAAAATCTTCATTTAGATTCAGTCTACATAAGATACATACTAATCTGATACTTCTGAAAGTTTTGACACGTGAATATTTGTGAAACAGGTCGGGATAATGTAAGTTTAATTCGTTTCGGGCATACCATTTACAGATAATTATCAACTAACTACTATTCTTATGAAAAAAATAAGCATCTACACATTGTTGTTGGCAGTGGCTTTAGTCAGCTTTCAGGCTTGTGGTCCAAGTGAAGAAGAACGCCGGGCTGCCGAACAAGCTCGTCTAGATTCTCTCAGAAAAGTTCAGGAACAAAGAATTGCTGAAATGATGCAAGCTCGCGAAGACAGTATCGCCCGTGCTCAGCAGCAACAGCAAATACAGGAAGAACAACAAGGTCCACAGTTTGCAGAAGATGGAACTTATGCTGTTCAGGTAGGAGCTTTTCGGTCTGAAGAAGAGGCCAATGAATATCGAAATACCTTAAGCGATCGTGATTATCCTCATGTATATACGGTTAAAATTGGAAAGGAAGAAACCGGTGATGTTTGGTTTCGATTGCGGGTTGGCTTTTTTGCTGATAAGGCTGAAGCCGAAGAATTCGGCGCAGAATTGGGCAATGAATTGAATACGGGCTACTGGGTTTCCAAAGTTCAGAGAACAGGAAGCTGAAGTTATTTGACATCAAATAATTTATAGTTGTATCTCTCCCAAGCATTTGCTTAATTGTAGATGCGCTCAAGTAGCGTCTCTCTTGATGAATAGTCAGGGCATTGCATATGAAAAATGTAATGCCCTATTTTTTTGCATCTTTTTTATCTGGGTATCGTAACCATCCACTCCTAAAAAACTTTCCTAATTCTACGGTTTACGTTATTATGCAGCTTCAACATCATTCACAAACCTCAATTAAAGTGGAATGAAAAATTTCAGTATTGCTACACGCCAACATGACCATGTAAGTATACTGGATATCAGTGGAGAACTTGATGCGCATACCGCTTCTCAGCTTGAGAATGCACTCAAATCGCTAATTGACGAAGAAAGCTATGCGATCATCGTCAATTGTTCTGGCCTTGATTATATAGCCAGTGCAGGATTAGGTGTCTTTATGGCCTACATCGAAGATGTGAGAAGTTTAGGTGGTGATATCAAACTAACAAATATGAACGATCGCGTTTATAACGTTTTCGATTTGTTGGGCTTCCCAACTTTGTATGATATCCTGGAAGATGAAAAAGAAGCTTTGCAAAGCTTTGACAATTAAATAGCAAGAGAGTGGCTGGAAATAATAACATACAAACCCTTTCTGTTGAAGCTTCTACAGAGCATCTTGCCAAAGTGCGGGATTTTGTAGCAGCTCATGCTGAAAATATCGGGCTCAGCCAAAAAGATATTTCTGAAATCAGACTGGCTGTAGACGAAGCCTATACGAATATCATCAAGCACGCCTACAAAAACTCTCCTACCGAAAAAGTAAGTATTGAAATTGGTTCTAATGCCAATCAGTTGTGGATTTCATTAATGGATGAAGGCAAAAGCTTTGATCCCAGCACTTACAGCGAGCCTGACCTAATGAAGCGTATTAAAGAAAAGAAACGTGGCGGAATGGGAGTTTACCTGATTCGAAAACTGATGGACCAGGTACAGTATAACCGCAAAGGGCATACCAATGAAATACGAATGGTCAAAAACCTTTGACGAATCGTGGACACAAAAATCTCTCTTTCAAATACTGAAGAACGACAAAGCCGATTTGAGCTTCGCACCCTGCTTGAAACCAGCCGAATGCTCATTGAATCTCAGGAACCGGATTTTGTTCTCAATAACCTTTTGCTCATCACGATGGGTAAGTTGTTGGTTCCAAAAGGTATTATTCTCATCAATAAAGGATCTGACCACTTTTATGTAGTTAGCAAGGTAAAAGGCAAAAACTCACTTAAAGAAGATGATTCAATTCAGCTCGAATTTCCAGAAGCAACATTAGACCGATCTGTTGTTAAAGGAGAAGAGTTTCCTGATATCACGAAAAAACTGGGGCTCGCTGAAGGCAGCATCTTTTTTAATCTTAGAACCACGAATCATCACTTGGGGTTTTTGTGCCTGGGCCCAAAAGGAAATAAACAACCACTAACCGATAGCGAACTCGAATTTATTGAAAGCCTGACTATCATTTCATCGGTTGCCATTGCCAACTCACGGATGTTTCAGGAATTGCGGCTTATTAACCGAAAACTGGATCGCAAGGTGCACGACCTGAATACTCTTCTTGAGCTGAGTAAAGATTTTAACATGATGGTTGACCGGGAAGAAATTGCCCGGACTTTTAAGTTTGCCATGTTGGGACAGATGTTGATCCGGACGTTCTTTTTTGTCTTAGAGATTGATGGCAAAAAATCCATTGTTTCAAGTAGCGGGTTAAAAGAAAAGCCGACCAAAAAAGAATTGAATACGCTTTTTGAGCTTAACGATGTTTTCTATTGTGACGAAGATCATGACTGTCCTTTTCTGGAAAACAACGGTATCAGGTTGGTTATAGCCCTTCGTTTTCAAAATGAAAAAATCGGGGTTGTGGGAGTTGGAGCACCTGCCAATAATGAGCCGTACGGTAAAGAGCAGGTAAACTTTCTTCAATCGCTTGGGAATTTGGCCCTTCTTACTATTCAAAAAACCTTATTGCTTGAAGAACGCATCGAAAAGCGACGAATGGAAGAAGAACTCAATCTTGCCAAGACCATCCAGCAAGGCCTTCTTCCTTCGCCTATACCAACCATCGATGGCTTTGATCTTGAAGCTACAAATATTTCATCCCGGCAGGTTGGTGGCGATTATTTTGATGTAGTTGAAACACCTGACGGTGGGCATATTCTGGCCATAGCTGATGTAACCGGCAAAGGGGTTCCTGCTTCTTTACTCATGGCCAACCTTCAGTCTATGTTACATGCTTTGGCTCCTATCGATATCACTTTGGCTGAAGCTACCGGAAGCATTAATGATATCATCCATAAAAATACACCCGCTGATAAGTTTATTACCTTTTTCTGGGGTAAAGTATCCGCAGATGGCAAGCGTTTTGACTATGTAAATGCAGGACACAATAACCCTCTATTATTCAGAAAAGAAAATAAAGAGCCTGAAGAACTTGATGCAGGTGGAGTAATACTTGGGGCAATGCCTTCTATGATGCCATATGATTCTGCCTCTGTAAAGCTCCAGTCCGGAGATACGATAGTATTTTACACAGATGGTGTCACTGAGGCAATGAATCCCCAGCAAACTGAAGAATACGAAGAGGAGCGACTCATTAAATGTCTGCAGAAGAACCTTGAGAAATCATCAAAAGAAATAATGGATGCCGTTATTGATGATATCACAGAATTCTCGAATGGTGTTCAATATGACGACATCACCATATTGGTACTGAAAGTTAATTGAGGGTTTTAAAACCTAAGACCCCGGTGCCTGTAGCTGTTTTATCTCTGTTATGGGCTAATATTGTCTGATAAGTGCCGTAGCGGTTCATAATTTCATTTACATATCGAACCGTTTCAATTCCCCTGCAGAAGCCATATCGTGCATTTTGATAGTATTTGCGCTGCATCAGTTTCAGTAGCGACTCAGACACATGCTCCCACTTATTAGGGTCTTTGTTGTGATCAATTGTGAGTCTTCGGGCATCTGCAAGGTGACCTGATCCTGCGTTATATGCTGCCAGGGCAAACGACCACTTATTGGTAGAATCCATATAGGCATAATGCTCGAGGTGAGAAGCCAGAATTTTAGCCCCTTCCCGTATGTTTACTTCCGGAATGTAAAGCGAGTCGGATGAAATCTCTGAGAACCGCGGTAACACTTGCATTATCCCAACAGCACCCGCCCAGCTTACAGAGCTTGGATTAAACTTTGATTCCTGTGCAGCAATGGCAGTAAGCATTACCCAATCGAGCTCCATTTCATCTGCTACTTCTCTGATCATGTTATCATATGGGGAAATGGTGCCATATTGCTCCCCCTGATAATTGGGGCTGTAGTAATCCGCAATTTGGTTGCCCGATTCAAAATATTTTTTCCGAAGCACATTCAGAAATGCTGAACGCTTGGGAACACCGTCTTCGTCAAACCGAAAATGCTTATATAAAAATCGGTTTAGTTGATATTCCAGATCCGGAGCATTTTTACGTACCGCCCAGGCAATAGTATCACTTTCAGCAATAAGAGGTCCTTTAACCAAGCCGTTCATGTACTTGTCGGCTGCATCAAAAATATTATCATCGGCAACAGTTGCTTCATAAGTGCCATCGGCAACCTGAAACAATACCGACTCGGTGTCCATATCTTCAGGAATGATATTGATATTTACCGGAAAACCTTCGTCTTTAAGCTCTTTTAACCGAACATAATAGGAGCTGTTACGACGCACGCTTATAGGCACCCCTTCAAGCTCTGAAATACTTTCCGGCTTAAAACCTAAATCATCAGAAACTACGATCAACTGATCGACCATATTATATGGCCGGGTAAAATCTACCAACTGTTTTCTCTCTGGGGTGATGGTATAATTAGCCGCAATGATATCTCCGCGACCGCTATTCAGAAGGTCATATGGGCTTTCGTCAGGACCCGTGATGACGACTTCAAGGGCAAGATCATTTTCTTTAGTGAATGCCTTTAACAACTCATATTCAAAGCCAACCTGAACTCCTTTATAGAGAAAATAGGAACCCGAACTATAGCTGGTAATCATGCGGAGTACGCCATTGCTCTTAATTTCTGCAAAATCTCTCTCGATCGGCTCACTTACAGAAACAGGAAGTGTATTATTGCTCTCAGACTTATCTGAAGATTGGGAACAGCTTAGCAAAAGCATAGCTCCACAACCTGTGAGAAGCAAGTATTTGGACACTCCAATAATGTTGTCTCTTTCAAATAGCATTAAGTGATGTTGTTTTCATTATTGTTTGAATCAATTCTATAATGAAGCCACTATTCCATCTGCCTTGAGTAATGATACACCTATTTGTGCTGAATTCCTGAATTCTTAGTAATGTCTAATCTAATTCAGGATTTCTAACGTTGAAATATACGAAAAGGTTCACGAAATGACTCTTACTACTGTTTTATATTAGTTTATAGATATTCTCATTGAGTATTACTACACAAAGTACGTGTATTATGACCATTCAGATGCCCCAAAAACAGAAGTGGCTATTCCTGAATCTCTCTTTTATGCTTTGGTTTCTTTTTCCAGGTTAGCACAACCCCCACCAATGTTACAAAAATAGCTATAAAGGAAAGGATAGCAGGAAGTTCTCCAAGGATAAAAAATGCCAGAATGGTGGCAAAGACTGGCTCTGTAAGAATGAGCGTTGACAATAAAGTCGGGGATACAAATTTGACTGCATAATTCAATGAACCGTGCCCCATTAGCTGCGGACCAATGGCTAACCCTAAACCCACCCAAAAGACAACAGGAGGAATTTGATCAGGAATCCCTTCAACAATCAATAATATCGAAACACAGGTTGCAGCTGCATATCCATATACAGGAAATACATACCCCAGCCAGGATCGATTTTGGCGAATTTTTCTTCCTATTAAAAAATAGACTGCAAAAATGGCCGCCGCCCCAAAAGCCATTGCATTGCCAAGCAAAGGATTTTCAAACGACGACTCCGCATTATAATCGGAGATACCCAGCAATACAGAACCAGCAAAAGCAACGAAAACACCAATCCAGACTGTTGGCGCAAATTCCATTTTATAAAGTGCCCGTTCCGCAATAATTAGCATGATGGGGTGAATGGTCACCAACACTGAAGCTGATGCAACTGAAGTATAATAGAGCGAGCTGATCCAAAGCATGAAGTGCAACCCAAGTGCTATTCCGGCAAACGCCATCCATTTTGTTTCATTACCGCCGGACTTCACATCATACTTCTTACTCTTCTTTTTATAGATGTAAAATGGAAGCAGCATCAGAAACGCTCCAACGGTTCTGATAGCTACCAGTAAAAGAGCAGAGTGACTGGTAGCAAACTTTACCAATATCGGAGCAAAACCAAAGGTAGATAGCCCAACGGCAAGAACCAGATACACTTTAGCTTTGGAATAATCCTGGCTCAAAATACTCCTATCGAATTCGATCCATTGAACGAACCAGTTCTTCGTCTTTTTTGATAAAGCGCAGAGCTAAAATCTGGAATACCAAGCCCAGAAAAACAAACCCCGTTCCAAGAGCTTCATCCCATAAGTACGTGCCGATTCCACCTAACGAAAAGAGCACTCCTACACAAAATCCAAGCCCTATTACCTGAAATAGCGAAGATCTTTTGACCCAGGACAACTGTTTTTTGCGGTTATTATAAAGAAAAATAGAAAGTACGTTTAAAATTATAGCTATAAGTAGTGAACTGGCCAATCCAATGCCAATCCAAAGCTGGGGGTCACTCATGGCCTTTTCATAAATAGCCGTAAAGTAAACCGATAGATTAAGGATGGAAGCTAATGCCAGAAATATTGTTTGAAGTCGTTGTATCACAGAATTTAATTTTAAAGTTTTCTTTTAAGATAAAAGTTTTCTCAAACAAAAAAGCCCGCTTCCTGACCAAAAGGAATGCGGGCTTTAAAATAATCAGCTGATCGTTTTAACCTGCTGTAGGTTCCAATGATGGAGTTTTTTTAGCCCCGCCATTTAGCTCACTTTGGTCTTTAATAATTCCTGGCTCAGTGGTGCCAAACATAGTTTCATTTAGTGATCGGCGAGTTCGTTCGATAGAACTGTACAGCACCGGCACCAGAATCAGAGTTAAAGCTGTAGCAAATGTAAGACCAACTATTACGGCAATCGCCATTGGCCCCCACCAGGCTGCTTGCTCACCGCCCATATAAATATAAGAGCCCATGTTGGTCAGAAATTCAATCGGGCTTCCTACTAAGACAATGAAGTCGAAGTTGAACCCAATAGCCAAAGGAACCAAACCAAGAGTGGTTGTAATAGCCGTAAGGATTACCGGGCGGAAACGAATTTTACCAGCCTGAATAAGTGCGTCTCTTAAGTTCAATTGATCTCTTTCTCTGAGGATGTCCACGTAATCAATCAATACAATAGCATTGTTTACTACAATTCCCGCAAGCGAGATAATCCCAAGAAAAGCCATCAAACCAAATGCCATCTGGAAAGTAGCGAGTCCATAGAATACCCCAGCCATCGACATTATTACCGAACTGAGAATGATTAACGGTTTAGCTACCGAATTGAACTGAGATACCAGAATAAAGGTGATCAAAAACAATGCAATAAGAAAAGCAATTCCCAAAAACTCAAAGGATTCATCCTGCTCCTGTTGCTGTCCGGTCCAGCCATAATTATATCCCTGAGGCAGATTTTCAAGGTAATCGGAAAGCACGCCCTGAACTTCAGCTAACACGGCATTGGCCTGATAGCCGGAACGAACGTCCGCACTGACTGTTATCACTCTTTCCGAGTCTTTGTGGTTAATACCACCCAGTCCATCGCTAACTTCCCAGGTTGCTACTTCTGAAAGCGGAATTTGATTACCCTCATGGAAGATAGTCAGATCACTAAGCGTACTCATGTCATCCCGGTATTCATCACTCAGGCGAACAATGATGTCATACTCATCCTTACCATCCCGGAATTTTGACGCTTCAACACCATTAATAGCCTGGCGAATAGTCATTCCTATTACATTGGTATTCAATTCATAAAGTGCTGCTTTCTCCCGGTCTACTTCAACCTTCACTTCAGGCCGCGGCTCAGGGAGGTTTGATTCTAACCCATCCATTTTTGCAAAAACAGAATCTTCCTCAAGAATGGTTAACACACTATCCGAAATTGCTGACAACTGATCCATGTCTGAACCATAGATTTCTAAGTTCACAGGCTTGCCAGTGGGCGGACCATTGGGTGGTTGCTCTACGGTAACTTTCGCACCTACAATATGTTCTGACATATGATTTCTGAGAAACTCCATGGCTTCAAATACATCGCCTTCACGCTCCTGAAAATCTACAAAGTTCAATGCAACTGTACCTTTATTAGGTGTGTTCCCTCCTCCACCTGAACCAGGATCAGCTGTTATGCTAGCTCCGGATGTGGCAAGTACGCTATTGATGTCCACATAATTGGGCAGATTTTCAACCCGGTCTCGGACCTGATCCACAATGCTTTTGGTAAATTCTACATCAGAACCGATTGGAGTTTCAACTTGTATGTAAACATCTCTTGGCGGAATATCTTCCGGGAAAAACTCTGTACCAGGGTTAAATGCTATCAACACAAATACACTGGAAATAAGTACGGCTACAGAAATACCAATGGTACTTTTTCGGTGATTCAGCGCCCAAACAAGGGAAGATTCATACTTATCAATCACTTTATTTAAACCATCTCTTTGCCACCAGCGGCCAATCGGTTCCAGGAAGTATTTATTACTAAGCCAGAATGCTACTCCTAATACAATCAGCATCATCCAGCTTACGAAGCTCGATAGTAATGCTATTACCGCAAAAAATGCGACACCGCCGAATAAAATTCGCTTGCCGTTTCGGGTTAATGTAGCTCTGTTTTCTTGTCCATCAACCTTCATGAAAAGAGCACAAATTACCGGGTTAATAATCAATCCAACAACAAGTGAACTTGAAAGTGTGATAATCAGTGTTTTAGGCAGAAAGCTCATAAACTGCCCTACAAC
It contains:
- a CDS encoding DUF5686 family protein, which codes for MQKISVLFLFLVLGSTFESHAQTQITGKIVDAETGDPLPAAHIIIKDTYKGTISNQDGEFSIIVREFPVTLIARFIGFESQEQVVTKDSGPVDFILKPSVATMGEIVVTGEDPAIAIMREVIRRKQIWRAGLETYKAEAYTRQQLKNDTSIVSISESISEAYWDKKRGSREVLKSKRQTANIDAADNFAGVSYLPNFYDDNLDIAGFNMVGVTHPDALKFYEFRLEDIQSLDGQVVYELSVTSDRKLQPLFEGTIFVLGEEYALLEVDLKPNSVVVFPPPVQDFNLTYSQQFSNFGGDYWLPVDVRIEGLVEVGLIGLRFPPIGFKQVAKMNNYEVNIDLPDSLFRKWNRFTVDSTTINSGDSLFVNEIDIIPLDTEEEIAYEKVDSTATLEKAFKPTGFFTRFIDWEEETDSDGSSVSVGEGGSGSSGGNNNSSSFWSKLTRNLSPLARFNRVDAFYGGLKHQRRYVDNRISSEVFAGYSTGYDGDDIFGAGTLSYGVKMGWWPLKKTRRFGLSAGYSATTETRYNSDMYMPLMTSMQNLLGFSDYFDYYRNEGVKFTAAYRPKSKFRGTFSLNYMYENHSAINYKTSYDIIGRDLIQRPNSYIDEGTLSAVKLSYSIGENKKAFGAVGADDFLVSVEQSAKVIGSSWDYTRFKLDLYRRYETFYQRRFFPNTLDMRLNAGTYLGDLPIQKNEALDVALGVITPFGAFRAKRFIPYEGASYISLNAEHNFKSVPLEMLGWRNATQTGLSIIAFGGIGRTWVKDEQVQEFNNRYGFSPVTTDDWHMEAGLSLSNIFNLFRADVAYRIDNPGIFVGISVARFF
- a CDS encoding ABC transporter ATP-binding protein, encoding MEKSLLKISGLTKSFDQSGPVVNDVSFEVGKNEIFALLGPSGCGKTTTLRLIAGFEQCEAGEVHIENELVESTHKRLSPQKREIGFVFQDYALFPHMNALDNVAFGLREVDKKRRPVLAEEVLCRTGMEKYKHRMPDELSGGQQQRVALARAIAPKPRLVLMDEPFSGLDAMLRDTTRKEVRAILKKSGMSAILVTHDQEEALSFADRIAVMNNGQIEQIGTPEEVYYHPKTQFVAQFLGRTNLFRAHADGSDNVETRLGPVKINKEAEGLILCSIRPEHLTIERCKENGNESGIIVGREFRGHDITYHVLFKGDKYIVHTDNRLLFDVDEHVIVKPLEPAVVLEQKA
- a CDS encoding STAS domain-containing protein; amino-acid sequence: MKNFSIATRQHDHVSILDISGELDAHTASQLENALKSLIDEESYAIIVNCSGLDYIASAGLGVFMAYIEDVRSLGGDIKLTNMNDRVYNVFDLLGFPTLYDILEDEKEALQSFDN
- a CDS encoding GlsB/YeaQ/YmgE family stress response membrane protein gives rise to the protein MSFFGFLLLLLIAAICGGIGQSISGYSFGGCLISAGVGFIGAIIGKWIASELGLPELWTIEVSGSPFPVVWSIIGAALFTAILGAVMRGKQQIK
- a CDS encoding SPOR domain-containing protein gives rise to the protein MKKISIYTLLLAVALVSFQACGPSEEERRAAEQARLDSLRKVQEQRIAEMMQAREDSIARAQQQQQIQEEQQGPQFAEDGTYAVQVGAFRSEEEANEYRNTLSDRDYPHVYTVKIGKEETGDVWFRLRVGFFADKAEAEEFGAELGNELNTGYWVSKVQRTGS
- a CDS encoding OmpA family protein, whose translation is MKRTIHLLVLTLFLVGGTVVQYGCGSDEPVVQEPVDTDGDGLTDAEEAELGTDSNSADSDGDGLTDADEINTYETDPLNSDTDGDGLSDGDEVNSYNTDPNNTDSDGDGLSDGDEINEYETDPNNADSDGDGLNDYDEVMTHSTNPNNSDSDGDGFTDMQEIDMGTNPTDGSDPVYLTEDSFTTINFDFDRSNIRADAAEALMQNVEVLKDAPAFRVRVDAYTDHVGGDQYNLRLSLRRATSVVDFYTGNGISEDRIESRGLGKAPVECTEAEMDANTPGCERNRRAESHPISTLKYQPGM